The Terriglobia bacterium genome includes a window with the following:
- the ppdK gene encoding pyruvate, phosphate dikinase translates to MEKFVYFFGSGKADGHGTMKEVLGGKGAGLAEMTNAGLPVPPGFTIATSACRAYFEGGNSLPKQAASEYEAALERLEALLKQKLGDAHNPLLVSVRSGAKFSMPGMMDTILNLGMNDQVVEAVARKTSNPRFAYDSYRRFIQMFGNVVLEIPKDKFENVLTAQKKKRKFTQDTQLTADDLKQVIQGYKQIIGKATGKDFPQDPRVQLRMAIEAVFRSWNNPRAMTYRRMNKIPDEIGTAVNVQAMVFGNMGDTSGTGVGFTRNPATGENKFYGEFLMNAQGEDVVAGIRTPVPIAELQKVMPGVYDQLREITSRLEHHYKDVQDFEFTIQEGKLYMLQTRTGKRTGKAAVKIAVDLVDEGIITSNEALMRVEPDQLNQLLHPILDESKPLKVIANGLPASPGAAVGRIVFTAEDAVEKGKQYPVILVRAETVPDDIHGMEVAAGILTSRGGMTSHAAVVTRGMGKCCVAGCGAAEVDEKKKQMRIGKLTLKEGDWISLDGSTGRVILGQINTQLPDPSSGDFATFMGWADEARQLGVRANADVPRDASVARRFGAEGIGLCRTEHMFFASDRLPHVQRMIMACKDTADEKEAAAYHKERRAALAKLLPMQRKDFMGLFKAMDGLPVTIRTLDPPLHEFLPKREELMVEIAVLEAKGKKGTKLSQLKKMLAVVEGLHEFNPMLGLRGCRLGIMYPEITEMQARAIFEAAAECKKKGIDARPEIMIPLVGDVRELALQKEIVNRVAEEVFDKKGTRVEYLVGTMIELPAAALSAAEIAGEAEFFSFGTNDLTQTTFGLSRDDCGKIIAAYVKQKIWPADPFAVMDPKRVGRLLKIGTSEGRKARAHLKVGICGEHGGDPSSIQVCADAGLNYVSCSPYRVPIARLAAAQAALRRAEEEKPAAEIYTTA, encoded by the coding sequence ATGGAAAAATTTGTCTATTTTTTTGGCAGCGGCAAGGCCGACGGCCACGGAACCATGAAAGAGGTGCTGGGCGGGAAGGGGGCTGGCCTCGCGGAGATGACCAACGCCGGGCTGCCCGTTCCTCCCGGTTTTACCATTGCAACATCAGCGTGCCGTGCCTACTTCGAAGGCGGTAACAGCCTACCTAAGCAGGCGGCTTCCGAATACGAAGCGGCGCTGGAGCGGCTGGAAGCCCTCCTCAAGCAGAAGCTCGGCGACGCCCATAATCCGCTCCTGGTCTCCGTTCGCTCGGGCGCCAAGTTTTCGATGCCGGGAATGATGGATACCATTCTGAACCTTGGGATGAATGACCAGGTCGTTGAGGCGGTGGCCCGCAAAACCTCTAATCCGCGCTTTGCTTACGACAGCTACCGCCGCTTCATCCAGATGTTCGGAAACGTGGTGCTCGAAATTCCCAAAGACAAGTTTGAGAACGTCCTCACTGCCCAGAAGAAGAAACGCAAGTTCACCCAGGACACCCAGCTTACGGCCGACGATTTGAAGCAGGTGATCCAGGGTTATAAGCAGATTATCGGGAAAGCCACAGGCAAAGATTTTCCGCAGGACCCGCGCGTGCAGCTCAGGATGGCCATCGAGGCGGTTTTTCGTTCCTGGAACAACCCGCGCGCTATGACCTACCGTCGCATGAACAAAATTCCTGATGAGATTGGGACGGCAGTGAATGTCCAGGCCATGGTGTTCGGAAACATGGGCGACACTTCCGGAACGGGTGTGGGCTTTACCCGCAATCCAGCCACCGGCGAAAACAAGTTTTATGGCGAATTCCTCATGAACGCCCAGGGCGAGGACGTGGTGGCCGGCATCAGGACGCCAGTACCGATTGCCGAACTGCAGAAGGTCATGCCTGGCGTCTACGACCAGTTGCGCGAAATCACCTCCAGGCTGGAGCACCACTACAAAGATGTGCAGGATTTTGAATTCACCATCCAGGAAGGCAAGCTCTACATGCTTCAGACGCGCACCGGCAAGCGGACAGGAAAGGCAGCCGTAAAGATTGCCGTCGATCTGGTGGACGAAGGAATCATCACGTCGAATGAGGCGCTGATGCGCGTTGAACCTGACCAGTTGAACCAACTACTTCATCCAATACTTGATGAATCAAAGCCTTTGAAAGTGATTGCGAATGGCTTGCCAGCTTCTCCAGGGGCCGCCGTCGGGCGTATCGTCTTTACGGCGGAAGATGCTGTCGAAAAAGGGAAGCAGTATCCCGTGATTCTGGTCCGTGCGGAGACGGTCCCTGACGACATCCACGGCATGGAAGTTGCCGCCGGAATTCTGACCTCGCGCGGTGGCATGACTTCCCACGCGGCCGTGGTGACCAGGGGGATGGGCAAGTGCTGCGTGGCCGGCTGCGGCGCCGCGGAAGTGGACGAGAAAAAGAAGCAGATGCGCATTGGCAAGCTGACCCTCAAGGAAGGCGACTGGATTTCACTTGATGGCTCGACCGGGCGGGTGATCCTCGGACAAATCAACACGCAGCTTCCTGACCCCTCGAGCGGCGATTTTGCCACTTTCATGGGTTGGGCCGACGAGGCCCGCCAACTTGGCGTGCGCGCTAACGCAGATGTCCCACGAGACGCCTCAGTGGCCCGCCGATTTGGCGCCGAGGGTATCGGGCTCTGCCGGACCGAGCATATGTTTTTCGCCAGCGACCGCCTGCCGCACGTTCAGCGGATGATTATGGCCTGTAAAGACACGGCTGATGAAAAGGAGGCGGCCGCCTACCACAAAGAGCGCCGTGCTGCCCTCGCCAAGCTTCTCCCCATGCAGAGGAAAGACTTCATGGGATTGTTTAAGGCCATGGACGGCCTGCCGGTCACCATCCGGACGCTCGATCCGCCGCTCCACGAATTCCTTCCCAAGCGCGAAGAACTGATGGTTGAGATCGCCGTTCTTGAAGCGAAAGGGAAGAAGGGAACCAAGCTGAGCCAGCTCAAAAAAATGCTGGCCGTAGTTGAAGGACTGCATGAATTCAATCCCATGCTGGGTCTGCGCGGGTGCCGCCTCGGCATCATGTACCCGGAGATTACCGAGATGCAGGCGCGAGCCATTTTTGAGGCGGCAGCGGAATGCAAAAAGAAGGGCATCGACGCCAGGCCGGAAATCATGATCCCGCTGGTGGGCGATGTCAGGGAACTGGCGCTGCAAAAGGAAATCGTCAACCGCGTCGCCGAAGAGGTTTTCGACAAGAAGGGGACCCGTGTGGAATACCTGGTGGGCACCATGATTGAACTCCCCGCCGCGGCGCTCTCCGCCGCTGAGATTGCCGGCGAGGCGGAGTTCTTCAGCTTTGGGACTAATGACCTGACGCAAACCACCTTCGGCCTTTCCCGCGACGATTGCGGAAAAATTATTGCCGCCTATGTGAAGCAGAAGATCTGGCCTGCGGATCCCTTCGCTGTCATGGACCCGAAGCGCGTCGGGCGGTTGCTCAAGATCGGCACGTCTGAAGGGCGGAAGGCGCGCGCCCATCTTAAGGTGGGGATTTGCGGGGAGCACGGAGGCGATCCATCCTCCATCCAGGTTTGCGCTGATGCCGGATTGAATTATGTGAGCTGCTCGCCCTATCGCGTGCCCATCGCCCGGCTGGCGGCTGCCCAGGCAGCCCTGCGCAGGGCAGAGGAGGAGAAGCCAGCCGCAGAGATCTATACCACGGCGTAG
- the glyS gene encoding glycine--tRNA ligase subunit beta — protein MTIAQKDRTEPLLIEAGVEEIPARFLAGAQRNLGQRLSEALQSLRLVPTDAQPVSTYSTPRRLVAHAPQILARQPDETEEIIGPPVKVAFDQAGNPTRAAASFAERNSSSVSKLLKIDTPKGLYLGLRKRVRGRSARDVLAKALPEVILGISFPKSMYWTSKAGPRFIRPIRWLLAILAEGEGVRVIPFEIAGVRSGKSTYGHRVAGSKAIPVRSFEEYSARLREHHVEIDPRTRSETIRCGVKALLEGTSLNAVPDEALHEWVINSTEWPHAVLGGFDRRFLHLPREILVTVMRDHQKYFAVENEAGELQPNFVTVMNLGQDTAGLIREGHERVLTARFADAEFFWEADLRIPLESRQGMLEKVTYQAEMGSYAAKVERTAAIARHICTELESRGALDAEGSGHVSRAVHLCKCDLTTQMVREFTELQGVVGGLYAREQGEPEAVADAIYDHYKPASINDEGPRNKVGAVVALADKLDSLVAGFSVGLEPTGSSDPFGLRRAGNGIIKIAVESLPALDLAHITARAIEIADAGLPSSKGEELGHRVNDFLRERLEFYLREVAGVRYDTARAVLSPAIPAGSSIPSVVLARAKALEQVRDTEDFLALAAAAKRTRNILTKSAGSDLKGDNAPVNRDLLGEGPERELYSAYLGLMNDLGSLNKSGEFEAAFRTMAGIRPQVDRFFDKVLVMAEDPALRENRLRLLIGLNRDVFTRLAELSEIAVET, from the coding sequence ATGACGATTGCGCAGAAAGACCGCACAGAACCACTGCTGATCGAGGCGGGAGTCGAGGAGATTCCTGCGCGCTTCCTTGCTGGCGCCCAGCGAAACTTGGGACAGCGGCTGAGCGAGGCTTTGCAAAGTCTGCGGCTGGTTCCGACGGATGCGCAGCCCGTCAGCACCTATTCGACTCCGCGCCGGCTGGTTGCTCATGCCCCACAGATTCTGGCACGACAGCCTGATGAAACGGAAGAGATCATCGGGCCGCCTGTCAAAGTTGCTTTTGACCAGGCAGGCAATCCCACTCGGGCTGCCGCGAGCTTCGCTGAGCGAAACTCATCCTCGGTGAGTAAGCTGCTCAAAATTGACACACCCAAAGGACTCTATTTGGGTCTGCGGAAGCGAGTCCGGGGGCGCTCTGCACGTGACGTCCTGGCTAAGGCATTGCCTGAAGTAATCCTGGGTATCAGCTTCCCTAAGAGTATGTACTGGACCTCAAAGGCTGGCCCCAGATTCATCCGCCCCATCCGGTGGTTGTTGGCTATTCTGGCAGAAGGCGAGGGAGTGAGGGTCATTCCTTTTGAGATCGCAGGAGTGCGGTCGGGGAAGTCAACTTATGGTCATCGGGTGGCCGGGTCGAAAGCCATTCCGGTCAGAAGTTTTGAGGAGTACTCTGCCAGGCTGCGCGAGCACCACGTTGAAATTGATCCCAGAACGCGCTCGGAAACTATTCGCTGCGGAGTTAAGGCACTACTTGAAGGAACGAGCCTGAACGCCGTTCCAGATGAAGCCCTCCACGAGTGGGTTATCAATTCAACCGAGTGGCCCCACGCCGTTCTGGGCGGTTTCGACCGGCGGTTCCTTCATCTGCCGCGGGAAATTCTGGTGACCGTAATGCGCGACCACCAGAAATACTTTGCGGTCGAGAACGAGGCCGGGGAACTCCAACCCAATTTTGTGACTGTGATGAACCTTGGGCAGGACACTGCCGGCCTGATTCGCGAGGGGCACGAACGTGTGCTGACAGCCCGGTTTGCCGATGCCGAATTCTTCTGGGAGGCTGACCTTCGCATCCCGCTGGAGTCGCGCCAGGGAATGCTGGAAAAGGTGACCTACCAGGCTGAGATGGGAAGCTACGCCGCGAAAGTTGAGCGGACGGCAGCAATTGCGCGCCATATCTGCACGGAGCTGGAATCTCGGGGCGCCCTGGATGCTGAGGGCAGCGGTCATGTGTCACGAGCGGTCCATCTGTGCAAGTGCGACTTGACCACCCAGATGGTGCGCGAATTCACCGAACTGCAGGGAGTTGTTGGCGGTCTGTACGCGCGTGAGCAGGGCGAGCCTGAGGCTGTTGCCGATGCCATCTATGACCACTACAAGCCAGCGAGCATCAATGATGAAGGCCCTCGAAACAAGGTCGGCGCTGTTGTAGCGCTTGCCGACAAGCTTGACAGCTTGGTAGCCGGCTTCTCCGTTGGTCTTGAGCCAACCGGGTCGAGTGACCCGTTCGGTTTGAGGAGGGCGGGGAATGGGATCATCAAAATCGCCGTCGAATCGCTCCCGGCGCTCGATCTCGCCCATATCACCGCACGGGCCATCGAAATCGCCGACGCGGGGCTTCCAAGCAGCAAGGGAGAAGAACTTGGCCATCGTGTCAACGACTTTCTGCGTGAGCGGCTGGAGTTCTACTTACGAGAGGTTGCAGGAGTTCGGTATGACACAGCGCGGGCGGTTCTGAGTCCCGCGATCCCTGCCGGCTCGAGCATTCCGTCCGTGGTGCTCGCTCGCGCTAAGGCGCTTGAGCAGGTTCGTGACACCGAAGATTTCCTGGCGCTGGCTGCCGCCGCCAAGCGTACTCGAAACATCCTGACCAAGTCGGCGGGATCAGACCTCAAGGGTGATAATGCGCCCGTCAATAGGGATCTGCTGGGCGAGGGTCCGGAGCGCGAATTGTATTCTGCGTACCTTGGCCTCATGAACGATCTCGGGAGCTTGAACAAGTCTGGCGAGTTTGAGGCGGCATTCCGCACCATGGCCGGTATCAGACCTCAGGTGGATCGCTTTTTCGACAAGGTCCTCGTGATGGCCGAGGATCCCGCGTTACGAGAGAACCGACTCAGGTTGCTAATCGGTTTGAACCGTGATGTCTTTACCCGGCTTGCGGAGCTGTCAGAGATCGCAGTCGAAACCTAA
- a CDS encoding glycine--tRNA ligase subunit alpha has product MAENASAVRAGVNGLTFQDMVSRLTSFWARQGAVVALPYDMEVGAGTMCPETFFRVLGPKPWSVAYVQPSRRPADGRYGENPNRLIKHTQLQVILKPPPEDVQDIYLRSLRDIGIDFHNHDIRFEEDNWEAPTLGAWGIGWQVMLDGLEITQFTYFQQSGGVDLDPISVELTYGLERIAAFLQNVNNVYEVKWNSLVKYGDLRHREEFELSLYDFESASPEAIRQLFEIYEAEAVRLLKDYFAAGPAHWPTRFPLLKVYEFCLKCSHLFNILDARGAISVTERVALITRIRKIATEVAQVYLEPSTAAAEIRPA; this is encoded by the coding sequence ATGGCGGAAAACGCATCGGCAGTAAGGGCAGGAGTAAACGGCCTTACCTTCCAGGACATGGTAAGCCGGCTCACGAGTTTCTGGGCGCGGCAGGGCGCGGTTGTGGCGCTACCCTATGACATGGAGGTTGGGGCAGGAACGATGTGCCCGGAGACTTTCTTCCGTGTTCTTGGGCCGAAACCTTGGAGCGTGGCGTACGTTCAGCCGTCCCGGCGGCCTGCAGACGGGCGGTACGGCGAAAACCCAAATCGACTGATCAAGCACACCCAGTTGCAGGTGATACTTAAACCACCACCTGAGGATGTTCAGGACATCTACCTTCGCAGCCTCAGGGATATCGGAATTGACTTCCACAACCATGACATCCGGTTTGAGGAAGATAATTGGGAAGCCCCAACTTTGGGCGCATGGGGAATTGGCTGGCAGGTGATGCTCGACGGACTTGAAATCACGCAGTTCACCTATTTCCAGCAATCGGGTGGTGTGGATCTCGACCCGATCTCGGTTGAGCTGACTTACGGCCTGGAGCGGATTGCCGCCTTTCTTCAGAACGTTAACAATGTGTATGAAGTTAAGTGGAACAGCTTGGTGAAATACGGGGACCTTAGGCATCGTGAAGAGTTCGAGCTGTCATTATACGATTTTGAATCCGCCTCACCCGAAGCGATTCGTCAACTTTTTGAAATCTACGAAGCTGAGGCTGTACGGCTGCTGAAGGACTACTTTGCCGCTGGCCCGGCCCACTGGCCAACCCGCTTCCCGCTGCTCAAGGTGTATGAGTTCTGCCTGAAGTGCTCGCACCTGTTCAACATCCTTGACGCCCGGGGCGCCATCAGCGTCACCGAACGTGTTGCACTCATCACACGCATTCGAAAAATCGCCACGGAAGTGGCTCAAGTTTACCTTGAACCATCCACCGCCGCAGCAGAGATTAGACCAGCATGA
- the recO gene encoding DNA repair protein RecO, with the protein MPLIETEAIVLRTYRLGEADKIASLLTRQLGRIRAVAKGALSRRGRYGAALEPLSYIRVWVYDREQRDLQRFGSAEIVESFFEMQTDYRIQLAAQYLAEVTERFLPDREVNERVFRLLLAVLRAFKRYGEVNRSLLFFDYWLLRLGGFLPDLSRCMACQRPFAGEDGFYDPVAVALVCAQCKGGVSNEQVSAGALGLVPAFRTARIEQWIEKEAAPQGISELRRLLEQIIEAHLEKRLTTRAMLADEI; encoded by the coding sequence ATGCCCCTTATTGAAACAGAGGCCATCGTTCTCAGGACCTACCGGCTGGGGGAAGCTGACAAGATTGCATCGCTGCTCACCCGGCAACTGGGCCGAATACGCGCCGTGGCCAAGGGAGCTTTGAGCCGCAGGGGCCGCTACGGTGCGGCGCTGGAGCCGCTCAGCTATATTCGGGTCTGGGTTTATGATCGGGAGCAGCGGGACCTGCAGCGATTCGGTTCGGCTGAGATTGTGGAATCCTTTTTTGAGATGCAGACGGATTATCGCATCCAGCTTGCTGCGCAATATCTGGCGGAAGTCACCGAACGCTTCCTGCCCGACCGGGAAGTGAACGAGCGCGTCTTCCGGCTGCTGCTGGCTGTTTTGAGGGCTTTCAAGCGCTACGGCGAAGTGAATCGGTCGCTACTGTTTTTCGATTATTGGCTGCTGCGGCTGGGAGGGTTTCTCCCTGACCTGAGCCGATGCATGGCGTGCCAGAGGCCGTTTGCGGGTGAAGACGGTTTCTATGATCCGGTGGCCGTCGCACTTGTGTGCGCACAGTGCAAGGGCGGCGTTTCGAATGAGCAGGTCTCAGCGGGTGCCCTGGGGTTGGTTCCGGCGTTTCGTACGGCCCGCATCGAACAGTGGATCGAAAAGGAAGCCGCCCCGCAGGGCATCAGTGAACTTCGGCGGCTGCTGGAACAGATCATCGAGGCGCACCTGGAGAAAAGGCTGACCACGCGAGCGATGTTGGCGGATGAAATTTAG
- a CDS encoding winged helix-turn-helix domain-containing protein — protein MARKSTLFEFGPFRLNVRERLLTRDGHAIPLRGRVFDTLYVLVRRHGCLLTKDELMAAVWPDSIVEETNLNHNICIIRRALGEKATGQRYVETVPKQGYRFVAEVREVDDPDVSDFPEEPELRRPSQNGGGSFPEAAASLPAAQSADAVSGRTSRAAPASGAAWYRLPAKLPLLAVAVLVLAGYFGSEQLGILHRLTNSRILLAVLPFEDLTGDSGQICVADGLDDEIISQLGRWNTARVGVIARTSSEVYQGTRKSIGEIGRELGAHYIVEGSVRRDERNYRITVMLIRVKDQAHLWAASYNRTVDSVTDLQVEIANLVTSEIGRSIEVEADDSSGAGGPQSFGTTPKTGQDTVFFASSRVKPYGNRIVAPKKRVPRLSMEG, from the coding sequence ATGGCCAGAAAATCTACCCTTTTTGAATTCGGTCCATTCCGGCTGAACGTGCGCGAAAGGCTGCTGACGCGTGACGGGCACGCCATCCCTTTGAGAGGAAGGGTGTTTGACACCCTCTATGTCCTGGTCAGAAGGCACGGTTGTCTGCTGACCAAAGACGAGTTGATGGCAGCCGTCTGGCCCGACAGCATTGTCGAAGAGACCAACCTCAATCACAACATTTGCATCATTCGCCGGGCCCTGGGAGAAAAGGCGACCGGCCAGCGATATGTCGAGACCGTGCCGAAACAGGGTTATCGCTTTGTCGCAGAGGTCAGGGAAGTGGACGACCCCGACGTTTCTGATTTCCCGGAGGAACCAGAACTTCGGCGACCATCGCAGAACGGCGGAGGGTCCTTCCCGGAAGCGGCTGCATCCTTACCGGCTGCGCAATCCGCTGACGCCGTGTCCGGCAGGACTTCCAGGGCGGCGCCGGCCTCGGGCGCTGCGTGGTATCGACTCCCGGCAAAACTTCCGCTCCTGGCCGTTGCAGTTTTAGTGCTGGCCGGATACTTTGGCTCGGAACAGCTTGGGATTCTTCATCGTCTGACGAATTCCAGGATACTGCTGGCGGTGCTTCCGTTCGAAGACCTGACAGGTGATTCAGGACAAATCTGCGTTGCCGATGGGCTCGACGACGAGATCATCTCTCAACTTGGACGCTGGAACACCGCCAGAGTCGGAGTCATCGCCCGCACTTCCTCCGAAGTCTATCAAGGGACGCGGAAGTCGATCGGCGAGATTGGGCGCGAACTGGGAGCCCATTACATTGTGGAAGGAAGCGTACGTCGCGATGAACGCAACTACAGGATTACCGTGATGCTGATTCGCGTGAAGGACCAGGCGCACCTCTGGGCCGCAAGTTACAATCGGACGGTGGACAGCGTTACGGACCTGCAGGTTGAGATCGCCAACCTCGTCACCAGTGAAATCGGCAGGAGCATCGAAGTCGAGGCCGACGACTCCTCGGGCGCCGGCGGTCCCCAGAGCTTCGGCACGACGCCTAAGACAGGGCAGGACACTGTCTTCTTCGCATCTTCGAGGGTCAAACCCTATGGCAATAGAATCGTTGCGCCAAAGAAACGCGTTCCCCGGCTATCCATGGAAGGTTAG
- a CDS encoding selenium-binding protein SBP56-related protein — MAQWMPDPTFYPSPKMAMEAPPEKYAFLVLLNPTHEGKHDALAVVDLDSSSSKYGQVVGQVEMPNAGDELHHFGWSACSSCLAPYAPHAHMERRYLVVPGIVSSRIHIIDTKPDPRKPRIVKIIEPEELARRTGYSRPHTVHCGPDGIYVSALGSPSGDGPGGIFMMDPESFDVLGQWELDRGPQHLAYDFWWHLGCDTVISSEWGTPKTFEKGLIPEVLLSSGYGHALHVWDLRRRRHQQVLDLGKEQQLVFEVRPAHNPAESYGFVGVVVSLKDLSASVWMWHRDNGKWGIRKIIEIPAEPADPEMLPPMLKGFKAVPPFVTDIDLSLDDRFLYVSCWGTGEFIQYDVSDPFNPRKTGSLHLGGVVRHAAHPKKPDQPLNGGPQMVEISRDGRRIYFTNSLYGAIDDQLYPEGMKSWMVKVNARPEGGMELDRNFFLEFDGLRSHQVRLDGGDASSDSYCYPS, encoded by the coding sequence ATGGCGCAATGGATGCCCGATCCTACTTTCTATCCGTCTCCCAAAATGGCGATGGAGGCGCCTCCGGAAAAGTACGCTTTTCTGGTGTTATTGAATCCCACGCATGAAGGAAAGCATGATGCGCTGGCAGTGGTGGATTTGGACTCGTCTTCATCCAAATACGGCCAGGTGGTAGGCCAGGTGGAAATGCCGAACGCCGGCGATGAACTGCATCATTTCGGCTGGAGCGCCTGCAGTTCCTGTCTGGCCCCTTACGCGCCGCACGCTCACATGGAGCGGCGTTACCTTGTGGTTCCCGGCATAGTGTCCTCCAGAATCCACATCATTGACACAAAGCCAGACCCGCGAAAACCGAGGATCGTGAAAATTATCGAGCCGGAAGAACTGGCCCGGCGCACCGGCTATTCACGGCCCCACACCGTGCATTGCGGGCCGGACGGAATCTACGTCAGCGCCCTTGGTTCGCCTTCCGGCGACGGCCCGGGCGGCATTTTCATGATGGACCCGGAGAGCTTCGATGTGCTGGGGCAATGGGAACTCGACCGCGGGCCCCAGCACCTCGCCTACGATTTCTGGTGGCACCTCGGGTGTGACACGGTGATTTCCAGCGAGTGGGGAACGCCGAAAACTTTCGAGAAGGGACTTATTCCCGAGGTGCTTCTTTCAAGCGGTTACGGGCATGCGCTTCACGTGTGGGACCTTCGCCGGCGCCGGCATCAGCAGGTGCTCGACCTGGGCAAGGAGCAGCAACTGGTCTTCGAGGTTCGCCCGGCGCATAATCCCGCTGAGTCCTATGGATTCGTCGGCGTGGTGGTTTCACTGAAAGACCTGTCCGCCTCGGTCTGGATGTGGCACCGCGATAACGGGAAATGGGGCATCCGCAAAATCATCGAAATTCCCGCCGAACCCGCTGATCCGGAGATGCTCCCGCCCATGCTGAAGGGTTTCAAGGCGGTCCCTCCGTTCGTTACGGACATTGACCTTTCGCTGGACGATCGTTTTCTCTACGTATCCTGCTGGGGTACGGGCGAGTTCATCCAGTACGATGTTAGCGATCCTTTCAACCCCAGGAAAACCGGTTCCCTGCACCTTGGCGGGGTAGTGCGGCACGCTGCACATCCGAAAAAGCCGGACCAGCCCTTGAACGGCGGTCCACAAATGGTCGAGATCAGCCGCGATGGACGCCGCATTTACTTTACGAATTCTCTCTACGGCGCGATTGACGACCAGCTCTATCCGGAAGGCATGAAGAGCTGGATGGTGAAAGTGAACGCCCGGCCCGAAGGCGGAATGGAGTTGGACCGAAACTTCTTCCTGGAATTTGACGGCCTTCGCAGCCACCAGGTGCGCCTGGATGGCGGCGACGCGTCGTCAGATTCCTATTGTTACCCGTCGTGA
- a CDS encoding FAD-binding oxidoreductase: MRSETVAKLQQGFRGEVIQPGDAAYDTARGVYNGMIDKHPAVIARCADIADILSAVRFGREHDLLTSIRGGGHNAGGLGVCDDGLAIDLSRMKNVHVDPRAKTARVAPGCLWGDVDHATHAFGMATPSGFISTTGVAGLTLGGGVGYLSRRYGLTIDNLLSADMVLADGSFVTVSADENADLFWAIRGGGGNFGVVTSFLFRLHPVDTVYAGPTFWSLDQTEEVMKAYREFILKAPEFVYGFFAFLTIPPAPMFPAQLHNQKVCGVMWCCTGAPDEAEKATRPLRSVGKPVLDHVGPVPFPAVQSLFDPLYPAGLQWYWRADFFKEISDASIAKHAEHGAKLPTMHSTMHLYPIDGAAHRVGAKETAFSYRDANWAGVIVGVDPSPANRDKITNWTRDYFDALHPYSSGGAYVNFMMEEGQERVKASFRENYNRLATIKKKYDPENFFRVNQNIVPAA; encoded by the coding sequence ATGCGTTCAGAAACCGTCGCAAAGCTTCAGCAAGGATTTCGTGGTGAAGTCATCCAACCCGGAGATGCCGCGTATGACACGGCGCGCGGAGTGTACAACGGGATGATCGACAAACACCCGGCAGTCATCGCCCGGTGCGCCGACATTGCCGACATTCTGTCTGCCGTGAGGTTCGGCCGCGAACACGATCTGCTGACGTCCATTCGAGGCGGAGGGCACAACGCCGGCGGTTTGGGCGTCTGTGACGACGGCCTGGCGATTGACCTGTCGCGCATGAAGAACGTCCACGTGGACCCCAGAGCGAAGACCGCCCGCGTGGCGCCGGGGTGCTTGTGGGGCGATGTCGATCATGCAACCCATGCCTTTGGAATGGCCACGCCGAGCGGCTTTATCTCCACCACAGGCGTGGCGGGATTGACGCTGGGAGGCGGGGTCGGATACCTCAGCCGAAGATACGGCCTGACCATTGACAACCTGCTTTCCGCCGACATGGTGCTCGCAGACGGAAGCTTTGTCACCGTCAGCGCAGATGAAAACGCCGATCTTTTCTGGGCGATCCGTGGCGGAGGCGGCAACTTCGGCGTTGTGACATCTTTCCTTTTCCGGCTTCATCCGGTTGATACGGTATACGCTGGTCCCACCTTCTGGTCATTGGACCAAACCGAAGAGGTGATGAAAGCTTATCGTGAGTTTATTCTGAAGGCGCCGGAATTCGTCTATGGTTTTTTCGCCTTCCTGACGATTCCGCCGGCTCCCATGTTTCCCGCGCAACTCCACAATCAGAAAGTGTGCGGGGTCATGTGGTGCTGCACCGGCGCTCCGGATGAAGCCGAGAAAGCTACGCGGCCATTGAGATCAGTGGGGAAGCCCGTTCTGGACCACGTGGGCCCCGTGCCATTTCCGGCGGTCCAAAGCCTGTTCGATCCGCTTTACCCGGCCGGGCTCCAATGGTACTGGCGCGCCGATTTCTTTAAGGAAATCAGTGATGCATCCATCGCCAAACACGCGGAACACGGCGCAAAGCTTCCGACAATGCACTCCACGATGCACCTGTATCCCATTGATGGCGCCGCCCACCGTGTCGGGGCTAAAGAGACAGCGTTCAGTTACCGGGACGCAAATTGGGCGGGAGTGATTGTGGGCGTCGATCCCAGTCCGGCGAACCGCGACAAAATTACGAATTGGACCAGGGATTACTTCGACGCCTTGCACCCTTATTCGTCCGGCGGCGCTTATGTGAACTTTATGATGGAAGAGGGCCAGGAGCGCGTCAAGGCATCCTTCCGCGAAAACTACAACCGGCTGGCGACGATCAAGAAAAAGTATGACCCGGAGAATTTTTTCCGCGTGAACCAGAACATCGTCCCGGCCGCATGA